The following are encoded in a window of Amphibacillus xylanus NBRC 15112 genomic DNA:
- a CDS encoding PBP1A family penicillin-binding protein — MTENSQSRVARRKAQQNEKKNKKSVWKLIFQISAAVAGLAVLAVIIIVSYFIITTPKLDHSLLGDPASTKVLDINGDVFADLGQERRTKISYEDLPDILVDAVLATEDVRFFSHSGVDIKRSIAAVIANLTDGFGAEGGSTITQQVVKSSFLTPEKTMKRKIQEQWLALQLDRAYEKEEILEMYLNKIFYGNGAYGVATAAEAYFGITDLDELTLPQAALLAGLPQRPSAYDPTVNPDLAQERMNTVLKLMVRHEKITQEEADEAAQVKVEDMLNLPERKSTPYQAFLDQVRIEVEEKLDADIYNDGLVIHTTLVPEAQEHVEYLLSENSPIAYPDEELQSGVAVIETTTGAIQAIGGGRNRQAGGFNMAIQAKRQPGSVIKPILSFGPAIEYLNWSTYQQITNDGPFEVAGTKPVTNWNDEYGGTVSARYAMQRSLNVPTLHTLSEVGIGQATEFAERLGLPIPEEGLNIRDGIGGSKLSVSALDIAGAYAAFGNAGIYNEPYAVTKVIFGDGREEILKSEPVAAMSDATAYMVTDLLRSVVQGDAGTGRAANIPGLPMVGKTGTTDKNVDSWFAGYTTKFTISVWTGYSDPSKSIPSGYTSISRELFRHIMGELSANIETEDFKMPDSVVRVTIERGSNPPKLPSEYTPDSQKVTELFKRGYEPTEQSTQYERIDPVKNLSATYDGEADQILIEWSHPNDEDVNFIVNYGVEDGSSNESQTSELSFTISKIEKGKTYTIEVTAVSADNPDSTSETKRIEIRIPDEVIEEPEEPEEPEDTEEPEQTEEPEQPVNPEQPEQPESPDPNDAENNEQPDNSEDETEDDDFGNFTNIGGNAS, encoded by the coding sequence ATGACGGAAAATAGTCAATCGCGTGTCGCAAGACGTAAAGCACAACAAAACGAAAAGAAAAATAAAAAATCAGTATGGAAATTAATATTCCAAATTTCAGCAGCTGTAGCAGGTCTCGCTGTCTTGGCGGTCATAATCATAGTTAGCTACTTTATAATTACCACACCAAAATTAGATCATTCATTACTTGGAGACCCTGCGTCAACTAAAGTACTAGATATAAATGGTGACGTGTTTGCTGATTTAGGACAAGAACGACGGACAAAGATTAGCTATGAAGATTTACCAGACATCTTAGTTGATGCTGTTTTAGCAACTGAGGACGTGAGATTCTTTAGTCACTCTGGTGTTGATATTAAAAGAAGTATCGCCGCTGTAATTGCAAACTTAACCGATGGCTTTGGTGCCGAAGGTGGTAGTACAATCACACAACAAGTTGTTAAGAGTTCATTTTTAACACCAGAAAAAACAATGAAACGAAAAATCCAAGAACAGTGGTTAGCACTTCAATTAGATCGAGCGTATGAAAAAGAAGAAATACTAGAAATGTATTTAAATAAAATCTTCTATGGTAACGGTGCATATGGTGTCGCAACAGCTGCTGAGGCGTATTTTGGAATTACCGACTTAGATGAATTAACATTGCCACAAGCAGCATTACTAGCTGGATTACCACAACGTCCTTCTGCGTATGATCCAACCGTTAATCCGGATTTAGCTCAAGAACGTATGAATACAGTTTTAAAATTGATGGTTCGTCACGAGAAGATTACTCAAGAAGAAGCAGATGAAGCTGCTCAAGTTAAAGTAGAAGATATGTTGAATCTACCAGAAAGAAAATCAACTCCCTATCAAGCTTTCCTAGATCAAGTTAGAATTGAAGTTGAAGAAAAGCTTGATGCTGATATTTATAATGATGGTTTAGTCATTCATACAACTTTAGTACCTGAAGCTCAGGAGCATGTTGAATATTTATTATCAGAAAATAGTCCAATTGCTTATCCAGATGAAGAACTACAATCTGGTGTGGCAGTGATTGAGACAACAACTGGTGCAATTCAAGCAATTGGTGGGGGTAGAAACCGTCAAGCTGGTGGCTTTAATATGGCCATTCAAGCTAAACGCCAGCCTGGATCAGTGATTAAGCCCATTTTAAGTTTTGGCCCTGCAATTGAATACTTAAATTGGTCTACTTATCAGCAAATTACTAATGATGGTCCTTTTGAGGTTGCTGGTACAAAACCAGTTACAAACTGGAACGATGAATATGGTGGTACTGTATCTGCACGCTACGCAATGCAACGTTCTTTAAACGTTCCAACACTTCATACCTTGAGTGAAGTTGGCATTGGCCAAGCGACTGAATTTGCTGAACGATTAGGTCTACCGATTCCAGAAGAAGGTCTAAATATTCGTGATGGTATTGGTGGATCAAAATTAAGTGTCTCTGCATTAGACATTGCTGGGGCTTATGCTGCTTTTGGTAACGCAGGTATTTACAACGAACCATATGCAGTAACTAAAGTTATCTTTGGTGATGGTCGTGAAGAAATATTAAAATCTGAACCAGTTGCGGCAATGTCAGATGCAACAGCTTATATGGTAACTGATTTACTTCGTTCAGTCGTTCAAGGTGATGCTGGTACAGGTAGAGCAGCAAATATTCCTGGATTGCCAATGGTAGGTAAAACTGGTACAACAGATAAGAATGTTGACTCATGGTTTGCTGGTTATACAACTAAATTTACTATATCAGTTTGGACTGGATACAGTGATCCGTCTAAATCAATACCAAGTGGATATACGTCAATTTCAAGAGAATTATTTAGACATATAATGGGTGAGTTATCAGCAAACATCGAGACTGAGGACTTTAAGATGCCAGATTCGGTTGTAAGAGTTACAATTGAACGTGGATCAAACCCACCTAAGTTACCAAGTGAATATACACCAGACTCACAAAAGGTCACAGAATTATTCAAACGTGGGTATGAACCAACTGAGCAATCAACTCAATATGAGCGCATTGACCCTGTTAAGAACTTATCAGCAACTTATGATGGAGAAGCGGATCAAATCTTAATTGAGTGGTCACACCCTAACGATGAAGATGTTAATTTTATTGTCAATTATGGTGTTGAGGATGGTTCAAGTAATGAATCACAGACATCAGAGCTTTCATTTACAATTAGTAAGATTGAAAAAGGCAAGACTTACACTATTGAAGTAACTGCTGTTAGTGCTGATAATCCTGATTCTACAAGTGAAACAAAACGAATTGAGATTAGGATTCCAGATGAAGTTATCGAAGAACCTGAAGAACCAGAAGAACCAGAAGATACAGAAGAACCAGAACAAACTGAAGAACCGGAACAGCCTGTGAACCCTGAACAACCTGAGCAACCAGAGAGTCCAGATCCTAACGACGCTGAGAACAATGAACAGCCGGATAATTCAGAAGATGAGACTGAAGATGATGACTTTGGTAATTTTACTAATATAGGTGGAAATGCTAGTTAA
- the recU gene encoding Holliday junction resolvase RecU: MNYPNGKKRSVQLSRNLNSHKQSYSNRGMSLEEDINVTNQYYLTHDICVIHKKPTPVQIVKVDYPKRSAAVIKEAYFKQASTTDYNGLYKGHYLDFEAKETRNKTSFPLHNFHEHQIEHMKAIVKHNGIAFVIVRFKTLGKTFLLEATKLFPLWDRQYDDAGRKSIPYHYFLDNGFEIPINYPAIVDYIKIIDQLFF; the protein is encoded by the coding sequence ATGAATTACCCAAATGGAAAAAAACGCTCGGTTCAACTATCACGCAACTTAAACAGTCATAAACAATCATATAGTAATCGAGGTATGTCATTAGAAGAAGATATTAACGTGACGAATCAATATTATCTCACTCATGACATATGTGTGATTCATAAGAAACCTACCCCTGTACAAATTGTCAAGGTTGATTATCCTAAACGTAGTGCAGCTGTCATTAAAGAAGCATATTTTAAACAAGCATCAACAACTGATTATAATGGTTTATATAAAGGGCACTATCTTGATTTTGAAGCTAAAGAAACAAGAAATAAAACATCCTTTCCACTTCATAATTTTCATGAGCATCAAATAGAACATATGAAGGCCATTGTAAAACATAATGGAATTGCTTTTGTTATTGTACGGTTTAAAACATTAGGAAAAACTTTTTTATTAGAAGCAACGAAACTTTTTCCTTTATGGGATCGTCAATATGATGATGCAGGTCGAAAATCAATACCGTATCATTATTTTTTAGATAACGGTTTTGAAATCCCAATCAATTATCCTGCAATCGTTGATTATATTAAAATAATTGATCAACTGTTTTTTTAA
- a CDS encoding YppE family protein encodes MLYKLTDQLQVASLKLRDRFLHHEAPEDPRDSDFFQMVKAETEPYFNLVAKWEELALDAVKSRKVIVHPQQIEATRENFELILLHSYYIDEKPKKFMELVQAIDYVCQQIKY; translated from the coding sequence ATGTTATATAAACTAACTGATCAATTGCAAGTCGCCAGTTTGAAATTAAGAGATCGATTTTTACATCATGAAGCACCAGAAGATCCAAGAGATTCAGACTTTTTTCAAATGGTTAAGGCAGAAACTGAACCATATTTTAATCTTGTTGCAAAATGGGAAGAACTTGCCTTAGACGCTGTCAAAAGTCGAAAAGTCATCGTTCATCCGCAACAAATTGAAGCAACAAGAGAGAATTTCGAACTCATTTTGTTGCATAGTTATTATATAGATGAAAAACCAAAAAAATTTATGGAGCTTGTACAAGCGATTGATTATGTGTGCCAACAAATTAAATATTAA
- a CDS encoding CotD family spore coat protein gives MRRPNCQGPVKTIVCPTKHKCMNTQSFSNVNYVHPTHTTITDYHTVQNTHFYPQTTSWQQVVNQTNVFGGQTWPQGQGQGVQPFQQPRNRFNFL, from the coding sequence ATGCGGAGACCAAATTGCCAAGGACCAGTAAAAACAATTGTTTGCCCGACTAAACACAAGTGTATGAATACACAAAGCTTTAGTAACGTAAATTACGTTCATCCGACGCATACAACGATTACTGATTATCACACAGTCCAAAACACACACTTTTATCCACAAACGACGTCATGGCAGCAAGTCGTTAATCAAACTAATGTATTTGGAGGACAAACGTGGCCTCAAGGACAAGGTCAGGGTGTTCAACCATTCCAACAACCTAGAAACAGGTTCAATTTCCTATAG
- a CDS encoding SLOG family protein encodes MEKTMVVTGYKAYEMNIRSAKDDRLPYIKKAIKDRLIGFIENGGEWVLTSGQIGIELWTCEVVLELKADYDIKYAIIPPYNQQEVRWQEQDQELYFHLVNEADYYALLYEDNYKGPYQFAARDSWLIEKSDCCLLVVDEEFPGSVGFFLDRAKKYRESNDYAIYYMTSDDLNDTIREMQENNQSF; translated from the coding sequence ATGGAAAAAACAATGGTAGTGACTGGATATAAAGCTTATGAAATGAATATCCGTTCAGCTAAGGATGATCGCCTACCTTATATTAAGAAAGCGATTAAGGACAGACTGATTGGATTTATTGAAAATGGTGGAGAATGGGTTTTAACCTCTGGTCAAATAGGAATTGAATTATGGACTTGTGAAGTCGTCCTTGAGTTAAAAGCTGATTATGATATCAAGTATGCGATTATCCCACCGTACAATCAACAAGAAGTAAGATGGCAAGAGCAAGACCAAGAGCTTTATTTTCATTTAGTTAATGAAGCAGATTACTATGCATTATTATATGAAGATAATTATAAAGGTCCATATCAATTTGCTGCTAGAGATAGTTGGTTAATTGAAAAAAGTGATTGTTGTCTACTTGTAGTTGACGAAGAATTTCCTGGCAGTGTAGGTTTTTTCCTAGACAGGGCAAAAAAATACCGAGAATCAAATGATTATGCGATTTATTACATGACGTCAGATGACTTAAATGACACCATACGAGAAATGCAGGAAAATAATCAATCGTTTTAA
- the gpsB gene encoding cell division regulator GpsB: MAAQSQLTTKDILDKNFKTAMRGYNQEEVDEFLDIIIQDYEYFNQTIEQLKRENEILKARSEQPRKRVTPSNHQVNYDILKRVSNLEKAVFGKKYSDE; encoded by the coding sequence ATGGCTGCGCAAAGTCAATTGACAACTAAAGATATTTTAGATAAAAATTTTAAAACCGCTATGAGAGGGTACAATCAAGAAGAAGTAGATGAATTTCTTGATATCATCATCCAAGATTACGAATATTTTAATCAAACGATCGAACAATTAAAACGAGAAAACGAAATCTTAAAAGCTAGAAGTGAACAACCAAGAAAGCGAGTAACACCATCTAATCATCAAGTGAATTATGACATATTAAAACGAGTTTCAAATCTAGAAAAAGCAGTTTTTGGAAAGAAATATAGCGATGAATAA
- a CDS encoding THUMP domain-containing class I SAM-dependent RNA methyltransferase, with protein MIKTVKLLATSAMGLEAVVANEVRALGYENVTVDNGKVIFEADLAAIPRCNLWLRSADRVKVIVGEFEAKTFDQLFESTKALNWQDYIPEDGAFPVIGKSVKSTLYSVSDCQRIVKKAVAEKLKQKHGVALNMPETGAMYRIEVALLKDQVTLTLDSSGQGLHKRGYRVGQGEAPLKETLAASLVQLTNWRPEFPLVDLFCGSGTILIEAALIGQNIAPGFNREFASEEWSFINQKLWDEAFEEAEQLANYDQKLNITGSDLNPKMIEIAKQNAIEAGLADLINWKQMNAADFHPKENNGYLITNPPYGERLNNQAEVETIYQQLGQAMNRNQSWSNYILTSNENFEKLYGKKATKKRKLFNGFIKVDYYQYFGKHIREDD; from the coding sequence ATGATAAAAACAGTAAAACTACTAGCTACTTCAGCAATGGGCTTAGAAGCAGTTGTTGCGAATGAAGTTCGTGCATTAGGATATGAAAATGTTACAGTTGATAATGGAAAAGTCATTTTTGAAGCAGACTTAGCTGCGATTCCACGTTGTAATCTTTGGTTAAGGTCAGCTGACCGTGTTAAAGTAATTGTAGGTGAATTTGAGGCTAAAACATTTGATCAGCTATTTGAATCGACAAAAGCATTAAATTGGCAAGATTACATTCCTGAAGATGGTGCTTTCCCTGTAATCGGGAAATCAGTCAAGTCTACATTATATAGTGTATCTGATTGCCAAAGAATCGTTAAAAAAGCTGTAGCAGAAAAATTAAAACAAAAACATGGTGTTGCATTAAATATGCCTGAAACTGGTGCGATGTATCGCATTGAAGTGGCGCTTTTAAAAGATCAGGTCACTTTAACCCTTGATTCATCTGGACAAGGCTTGCATAAACGTGGCTATCGTGTAGGACAAGGGGAGGCGCCATTAAAGGAAACTCTAGCAGCATCACTAGTACAATTAACTAATTGGCGTCCAGAATTTCCATTAGTTGATTTGTTCTGTGGTTCAGGAACCATTTTAATTGAAGCCGCTTTAATCGGTCAAAATATTGCACCGGGCTTTAATCGGGAGTTTGCCAGTGAAGAATGGAGCTTTATTAATCAGAAATTATGGGACGAAGCATTTGAAGAAGCTGAGCAGTTAGCTAATTATGATCAGAAACTTAATATTACTGGTTCAGATCTTAATCCTAAAATGATTGAGATTGCGAAACAAAATGCGATAGAGGCAGGACTTGCCGATTTAATTAATTGGAAGCAAATGAATGCAGCGGACTTCCACCCGAAAGAAAATAATGGTTACTTAATTACTAATCCACCATATGGAGAACGATTAAATAATCAAGCGGAAGTCGAAACGATCTATCAACAACTTGGTCAAGCGATGAATAGAAATCAAAGTTGGAGTAATTATATTTTAACCTCTAACGAAAATTTCGAAAAACTTTATGGCAAAAAAGCGACCAAAAAACGGAAGCTGTTCAATGGCTTTATAAAAGTAGATTACTACCAATACTTTGGTAAACATATAAGAGAGGATGATTAA
- a CDS encoding carboxypeptidase M32 gives MSTSEQKFIDLMKQITAYSEAIALIHWDLRTHAPKKGMDQRSETISLLSEKVTELQRSDLMKQLITELKTSNISPIIEKSVQECERIYNKQKNIPTEEVVEFIRLSSKSETAWQEAREKRDFSILAPYLEKLVEMNKKFAQYQGYTENLYDGLLNDFEPGLTTEILDRVFNQLKPVLIKLVKQINNANVTVDASLLQKPFPKQAQEAFSLAVLDKMGYDFDAGRLDETIHPFAIGINPNDVRVTTRYDENDFRTAVFGTIHEGGHALYEQNIDPDLHQTVLAKGASMGIHESQSLFWENFIGRSRSFWESHFKLFKEHAPDSFQSVDFDEFFKAINEVKPSMIRIEADELTYSLHIIIRYELEKELINGDLKVKDLPKAWNDKMEAYLGIRPENDLEGVLQDIHWAAGDIGYFPTYALGYMYAAQIFNAIEKDISMDQMIRLGDFEPIKAWLTEKIHRHGKMKQPLELIEEVTGEGLNPDYLIKYLTNKYTDIYQL, from the coding sequence ATGTCAACGTCTGAACAAAAATTTATTGATTTGATGAAACAAATTACTGCATATTCAGAGGCAATCGCATTAATTCATTGGGATTTAAGAACGCATGCACCAAAAAAGGGTATGGATCAACGTTCAGAAACAATCAGCTTACTCTCTGAGAAAGTTACCGAGCTACAACGATCAGATTTAATGAAACAATTAATTACTGAACTAAAGACATCAAATATATCACCGATTATTGAAAAGTCAGTACAAGAATGTGAAAGAATCTATAATAAACAAAAGAATATTCCGACTGAAGAAGTAGTTGAGTTTATTCGACTCAGTTCAAAATCAGAAACAGCGTGGCAGGAAGCAAGAGAAAAACGTGATTTTTCGATTCTTGCACCATATTTAGAAAAATTAGTTGAAATGAATAAAAAATTCGCTCAATATCAAGGTTATACAGAAAATCTGTACGATGGTTTGTTAAATGATTTCGAGCCAGGTTTAACGACTGAAATATTAGATCGTGTTTTCAATCAATTAAAACCAGTTTTAATCAAATTAGTAAAGCAAATTAACAACGCTAATGTAACTGTGGATGCAAGTTTATTACAAAAACCGTTTCCTAAACAGGCTCAAGAAGCATTTTCTTTAGCAGTGCTTGATAAAATGGGCTATGATTTTGATGCAGGTCGTTTAGATGAAACGATCCACCCATTTGCAATCGGCATTAACCCAAATGATGTTCGTGTAACGACACGCTATGATGAAAATGATTTTAGAACAGCTGTATTTGGAACGATTCATGAAGGTGGACATGCACTCTATGAGCAAAATATTGATCCTGATTTGCATCAAACCGTATTAGCAAAGGGCGCATCAATGGGGATTCATGAGTCGCAATCGCTATTTTGGGAGAATTTTATTGGAAGAAGTCGCTCTTTCTGGGAAAGTCACTTTAAGTTATTTAAAGAACATGCACCAGACAGTTTCCAATCAGTAGACTTTGATGAATTCTTTAAAGCAATTAATGAAGTAAAACCGAGCATGATTAGGATTGAAGCAGATGAACTAACGTATTCATTACACATCATTATCCGTTATGAGCTCGAAAAAGAACTAATCAATGGTGATTTAAAGGTTAAAGACTTACCAAAAGCATGGAACGACAAAATGGAGGCATATCTAGGCATTCGTCCAGAGAATGATCTTGAAGGTGTGTTACAGGATATTCATTGGGCTGCAGGCGATATTGGATATTTCCCAACTTACGCTTTAGGCTATATGTATGCTGCGCAAATATTTAATGCGATTGAAAAAGATATTTCTATGGACCAGATGATCCGTTTAGGTGATTTTGAACCAATAAAGGCTTGGCTAACTGAGAAAATCCATCGCCATGGCAAGATGAAACAACCGTTAGAACTTATTGAAGAGGTAACAGGAGAAGGTCTAAATCCAGATTATCTAATCAAATATTTAACGAATAAATATACAGATATTTATCAACTTTAA
- a CDS encoding DUF6123 family protein: protein MKYYQSLADYIEKLWDKGFKLTDEQVRFIYFAKKYTNADEWLACIALEKTLKLKFSFNGSFYISLLEVLNEHQVKTKQEVIQILKQKGIF from the coding sequence GTGAAATACTATCAATCTCTAGCAGATTACATTGAGAAACTATGGGATAAAGGATTTAAGCTGACTGATGAACAGGTTCGGTTTATTTACTTTGCCAAGAAATACACTAACGCTGATGAGTGGCTAGCCTGTATCGCGTTGGAAAAGACTTTAAAATTAAAATTCTCTTTTAATGGTTCGTTTTATATTAGCTTATTAGAAGTATTAAACGAACATCAAGTTAAAACAAAACAAGAAGTCATTCAAATTCTTAAGCAGAAGGGTATTTTCTAA
- a CDS encoding ribonuclease HI family protein translates to MLEIYIDGASKGYPGPSGISFIIKSGKVRVEGQKYIGESSNHVAEFQALLFVLDYCQQEFLSEILSIRSDSKLLVDLIDKGKYKKEPFATLVEQAIAKMAHFPYCFIKWIPESQNKHADRLAKQAIHLKAESIRKYPSA, encoded by the coding sequence ATGTTGGAAATATATATTGATGGAGCTTCAAAAGGTTATCCTGGACCAAGTGGTATTAGCTTTATCATAAAAAGTGGTAAAGTAAGAGTTGAAGGTCAAAAATATATCGGTGAAAGTTCGAATCATGTAGCAGAGTTTCAAGCATTACTGTTTGTGCTTGATTATTGTCAGCAGGAGTTTTTAAGTGAAATCTTGTCAATTCGCTCTGATTCCAAACTTTTAGTTGATTTAATTGATAAAGGTAAATATAAAAAAGAGCCCTTTGCTACATTAGTCGAACAAGCGATTGCAAAAATGGCACATTTTCCTTATTGTTTTATTAAATGGATTCCAGAAAGTCAAAATAAGCATGCAGATCGTCTAGCAAAACAAGCGATTCATTTAAAGGCAGAATCAATTAGAAAATACCCTTCTGCTTAA
- a CDS encoding cold-shock protein, protein MQNGVVKWFNAEKGYGFIQLEEGDDVFVHYSAIQEEGFKTLEEGQEVTFEIVEGDRGPQAANVEKR, encoded by the coding sequence ATGCAAAACGGTGTAGTAAAATGGTTTAATGCAGAAAAAGGGTATGGTTTTATTCAATTAGAAGAAGGCGATGATGTATTCGTTCATTATTCTGCAATTCAAGAAGAAGGTTTTAAAACGCTTGAAGAAGGCCAAGAAGTAACTTTTGAAATTGTTGAAGGTGATCGTGGTCCTCAAGCAGCAAATGTTGAAAAAAGATAA
- a CDS encoding C40 family peptidase, with amino-acid sequence MAKNIVKQSVAYSYIISQPFATYIDAYPMLQSQWLAEQELQHMSYGDHSQVVRVIQHKLNDLKYYDESIDGEYGLFTEYALKKFQADHALIPDGSINQETVEAIIKAEQNYYLEKLSSIDYPLYYGTSSDEIKALQRALFYLGYYDDQFDGIFGPITETALLNAQRAFGLEETPAVTIELVETIQQETQITTQIKEDISNNIAQDNTNESVKKNTGNNQIEHVIQNAKDQTGVRYQWGGTSPSGFDCSGFVQYVFNQQSISVPRTVSEMWNQTKSVDQPSVGDLVFFETYKQGPSHVGIYLGNGQFIHASESKGVMTSALSQDYWQTRYLGSRRVQIE; translated from the coding sequence ATGGCTAAAAATATTGTTAAGCAATCTGTTGCTTACAGTTATATTATCAGTCAACCATTTGCCACTTATATCGATGCCTATCCCATGTTACAAAGTCAATGGTTAGCTGAACAAGAACTTCAACATATGTCATACGGTGACCATAGTCAAGTTGTCCGTGTCATCCAGCATAAGTTAAATGATCTCAAATATTATGATGAATCAATTGACGGTGAATATGGTTTATTTACTGAGTATGCATTAAAAAAATTTCAAGCTGATCATGCGCTCATACCTGATGGCTCAATCAATCAAGAAACTGTAGAAGCAATTATTAAAGCTGAGCAGAATTATTATTTAGAAAAACTCTCATCTATCGACTACCCTCTCTATTATGGCACCTCTTCTGACGAAATTAAAGCTTTACAAAGAGCCTTATTTTATCTTGGTTATTATGATGATCAGTTTGACGGTATTTTCGGACCTATTACCGAAACAGCTTTATTAAATGCGCAACGTGCGTTCGGACTTGAAGAGACACCAGCTGTGACAATAGAGCTTGTTGAAACAATTCAACAAGAAACTCAGATTACAACACAAATAAAAGAAGATATTAGCAATAATATCGCTCAAGACAATACAAATGAATCCGTTAAAAAAAATACAGGAAATAATCAAATTGAGCACGTTATTCAAAATGCAAAGGATCAAACGGGAGTTCGGTATCAATGGGGTGGAACTTCTCCTTCTGGATTTGATTGTAGTGGGTTCGTTCAATATGTCTTTAATCAACAGTCGATCTCGGTACCGAGAACCGTATCAGAAATGTGGAATCAAACGAAATCTGTTGATCAACCATCAGTTGGTGATTTAGTATTTTTTGAAACTTATAAACAAGGCCCTTCCCATGTCGGCATTTACTTAGGAAATGGCCAATTTATTCATGCGAGTGAGTCAAAAGGTGTCATGACTTCAGCACTTAGTCAAGATTATTGGCAAACAAGATATTTAGGTAGCAGACGAGTTCAAATTGAATAA
- a CDS encoding thymidylate synthase, with amino-acid sequence MSKNEQAYLDLCKQILDKGTKKDDRTGTGTYSIFGAQMRFNLQEGFPLLTTKKVNFKLIATELIWFIRGDTNIQYLLKNNNNIWNEWAFKRWVESDEYTGPDMTDFGNRSLADEAFNQLYQAEMKSFKERIIADDEFAKKYGELGPVYGKQWRDWRTSTNETIDQLKNVIEQIKTNPDSRRHIVTAWNPEDVPKNMALPPCHALYQFYVADGKLSCQLYQRSADVFLGVPFNIASYALLTHLIAHECGLEVGEFVHTLGDAHIYSNHVEQIKEQLSRESLPLPSLEINPELKSVFDVELSDITLNNYQSHPAIKAPIAV; translated from the coding sequence ATGTCTAAAAATGAACAAGCTTACTTAGACCTTTGTAAACAAATTCTCGACAAAGGTACTAAAAAAGATGATCGAACTGGAACGGGAACGTATTCTATCTTTGGTGCGCAAATGCGCTTTAATTTACAGGAAGGTTTCCCATTATTAACAACTAAAAAAGTTAATTTTAAATTAATTGCTACTGAACTTATTTGGTTTATCCGTGGCGATACAAATATTCAATATTTACTAAAAAATAATAATAATATTTGGAATGAATGGGCATTTAAACGATGGGTTGAAAGTGATGAATATACTGGCCCTGATATGACGGACTTTGGGAATAGAAGTTTAGCAGATGAAGCATTTAATCAGCTTTATCAAGCAGAAATGAAAAGTTTTAAAGAGCGCATTATTGCAGATGATGAATTTGCTAAAAAATATGGTGAGTTAGGTCCTGTTTATGGAAAGCAATGGAGAGATTGGCGTACCTCAACAAATGAGACAATTGATCAATTAAAAAATGTCATTGAGCAGATTAAGACTAACCCTGATTCACGTCGACATATTGTCACTGCATGGAATCCTGAAGATGTACCAAAAAACATGGCATTACCCCCATGTCATGCACTTTACCAATTTTACGTAGCTGATGGTAAATTATCATGTCAGCTTTACCAGAGAAGTGCTGATGTCTTCTTAGGTGTACCATTTAATATCGCAAGTTACGCATTATTAACACACTTAATCGCACACGAATGTGGCCTTGAAGTAGGTGAGTTTGTTCATACACTTGGAGATGCACATATTTATTCAAACCATGTTGAGCAGATTAAAGAGCAGTTATCAAGAGAAAGTCTACCATTACCAAGTCTTGAAATAAATCCTGAGCTTAAATCAGTTTTTGATGTTGAGCTTTCAGATATTACGTTAAATAATTACCAATCACATCCAGCAATTAAAGCACCTATTGCTGTATAG